Below is a genomic region from Euzebya sp..
GCGCTCGTCGGCGGAGACCAGCGCCTGGGCGGCGGCGTCCTGACCGGGGCTCGGGAACACGGTGGTCTGGGGGTAGGGGTTCGGCGAGACGCCGGACTCGGTCACGTCGTAGCCGAGCTCGGTGAGCGCTTGCACGGCCGCGTCGAACTGCTCCGCGGTGGTGTTCGCCCCGGCGATCACCTGCACCGACGTGCCCGCACCGACCTGGCCGCCCGCGGCGCCGGGTGTCTCGGTCCCGGCCGGGGCGGCGGACGGCCCCTCGGTGCCGCCGGGAAGGCCCGGCGCCTCCGTGACCGGGCCGGTGGGCAGGGTCTCGAGGGGGATCTCGCTCCCGGTCACCAGCGGGGTGGTGTCCTGCGGCGTCTCGGTGCCGTCGAGGGCCGTCACCTCCTCGCCGTCGCCCATGCTGCCGAAGACGATCCAGTAGATGAGGAACGCCAGCGCGGCGAACAGCAGGGCGCGGATGAGGGGCGCGGCGATCGACGACTGCGTCGGCGCCGGCCCGTAGTCGTCCTGCTCGTAGGAGTCCATCGCCGTGACCCTACTTCGTCTGCCCGCGGCCACGGTGGTCCGTCAGTCCGGGTGCGGTCGTCCGCGCGTGGCGGGCGCGGCGGCGACGGCGGAGGCGGCGGACCAGCAGGGGGTCGTGGCGCTCGGCGGCGGGTGAGTCCACCAACTCGGCGAGGACCTGGTAGTAGCGGGTGGGCGAGAACCCGAAGGTCGCGGCGATCGCCGCGAGCTTGCCGCCCTGGTGGGCGGTCCAGTCGCGCTCGAAGTCGAGCACCGCGCGGTCGCGGTCGCTCAGCTCTCGCCTGGGCACAGCACCTCAGCTCCTCGGGGGTGGACGGCGCGATCGTACGCACCACCCCCGCCCGGGCCGCGGAACCGCCGCACGCCGGGGGCGGCCCGCCGCTACCCTGACGGCCACCCGCCGGGATAGCTCAGTTGGCAGAGCGTCGCTCTTGTAAAGCGAATGTCCGGGGTTCGATTCCCCGTCCCGGCTCCGCGTCCGCGACCCTCCGGAGCCCGTCGGCGATGCACCACTGGCCTGCGGTGTAGGTCGCCATGACGGCGCCCTCGAGGAGCGGGGAGGGGGCGCGGCGCAGGAACCGCTGCACCCCGATGAGGGAGTCGCTGAGCAGGAACAGGGCGGTGCCCGCGACGATCTCGCCGCGGGTCCGCCGGGGCAGGTGGCGGTCGAGGACCGTCGAGGCGGCCACCATCGTGCAGATGATCCCCGCGTAGCCGGCCACGGGCAGGCGCAGCTCGGGGTCGTCCCGACCGGCCGCGGCGGCCAGCGCCGGCGCGAGCAGGACCCAGGTGCCGGCCGCGGCCACGGGCCCGGGCTCCCGCCAGGACGCCGCGGGGTCGCGGACGGACCGGAAGGCCGCGACGTAGCCGACGTGGGCGCCCGCGAAGGACCCGACCCCGGCGAGGAAGGGGGTCCGCCCCTCCCCCAGCAGCGCGAGGTCGCCGGCCCAGGACAGCAGCTGGGCGACAGCCGTGGCGCGGGCGACGGCCCGCCGCCGGGCGCGGGGGCGCGTCGCGAGGTGCAGCACCGGCATCAACAGCGGCTTGGTGACCCGTCGCACCGGCCGGGCCGTGGGACCTCGGGCCGCGAGCGCGGCGTCGAGCACCGCGACCGCGGCGTAGACGGCGGTCGCGGGGCGACGCGCACCGCCGGATCCCATCGGGCGCATCCTCGCCGATCAGCGCGTGCGGAGCCACCAGGTGCCGCCATCCGGAGGGGGAGGGGGACGGTGTGGCCCCGCGCCGAGCCGATAGCGCAGGGCCACACCAGAGGTCGTGCCCTATGGAGGGAGGGAGCACGACCGGGCCCAGAGTAGACCCCTTCCGTCGATCGGCATGCAAAACCCGTGTGACGGGTGCGTCACACCTCGTCGACGGGATCCGCCGCCAGTGCCAGGAGGGCCTCGGCCACCGCGTCGGGCTGCTGGAGGTGGACGTCGTGCGCGCCGTCGAACCAGTGGACCCGACCGCGGGGCAGGACGGCCAGCGCCGCGTCGACGGCCGCCGCCTTCTCCGCCCCCCAGGCCCCCTCGCCGCGGACCGGGAGCAGCAGCACCGGGGCCTCCACGTCACCGA
It encodes:
- a CDS encoding LytR C-terminal domain-containing protein, with the protein product MDSYEQDDYGPAPTQSSIAAPLIRALLFAALAFLIYWIVFGSMGDGEEVTALDGTETPQDTTPLVTGSEIPLETLPTGPVTEAPGLPGGTEGPSAAPAGTETPGAAGGQVGAGTSVQVIAGANTTAEQFDAAVQALTELGYDVTESGVSPNPYPQTTVFPSPGQDAAAQALVSADERFTTVGENPGTLTEQIQIHVLVGEDWPS
- a CDS encoding DUF3263 domain-containing protein; this translates as MPRRELSDRDRAVLDFERDWTAHQGGKLAAIAATFGFSPTRYYQVLAELVDSPAAERHDPLLVRRLRRRRRARHARTTAPGLTDHRGRGQTK